In one window of Brassica rapa cultivar Chiifu-401-42 chromosome A07, CAAS_Brap_v3.01, whole genome shotgun sequence DNA:
- the LOC103850383 gene encoding uncharacterized protein LOC103850383 — protein sequence MSPPHATQGPDKFLWRNGTDHYVPKFSSKATWHRIREVAPEVPWFELVWFKEEIPRCSFVVWMAILSRLPTRDRLASWGMVVSTACVLCSTGHESHQHLFFLCPFVSAIWAHFSGSYWQAAPSSMIDVAELLSLNQVAVSPRLQVVIKLLMQTVVYCTWRERNSRIFKHVASTEAGVIARVDRLIRDRLLSIAPSSPQDPSLLSIFFSLTFRPP from the coding sequence ATGTCTCCTCCGCATGCTACTCAAGGACCAGACAAGTTCTTATGGCGTAATGGGACAGATCATTATGTTCCTAAGTTTTCCTCTAAAGCAACGTGGCACCGTATCAGAGAGGTTGCACCAGAGGTCCCTTGGTTCGAGTTGGTATGGTTTAAGGAAGAGATTCCTAGATGCTCCTTTGTTGTGTGGATGGCTATTCTCTCTAGACTTCCTACCAGAGACAGACTGGCTTCTTGGGGCATGGTAGTGTCTACGGCTTGCGTCCTCTGTTCTACGGGACATGAGTCTCACCAGCATTTATTCTTCTTGTGCCCTTTTGTCTCTGCTATTTGGGCTCACTTTTCAGGAAGTTATTGGCAAGCTGCTCCATCATCAATGATCGATGTGGCTGAGCTCCTTTCTCTGAACCAGGTTGCTGTCTCTCCAAGACTACAGGTGGTGATTAAATTGTTGATGCAGACTGTTGTCTACTGCACATGGCGAGAGAGAAACTCCCGCATCTTCAAGCACGTTGCCTCCACGGAAGCAGGAGTCATTGCGCGAGTTGACAGACTCATCCGGGATCGTTTGCTTTCCATTGCTCCCTCAAGTCCGCAAGATCCGTCGCTACTGTCCATCTTCTTCTCCCTCACCTTCCGGCCTCCATGA
- the LOC103850145 gene encoding NAC domain-containing protein 92, translating into MDYDASRIVEMVEDEEHIDLPPGFRFHPTDEELISHYLKPKVFNTLFSATAIGEVDLNKIEPWDLPRKAKMGEKEWYFFCVRDRKYPTGLRTNRATEAGYWKATGKDKEIFKGNSLVGMKKTLVFYKGRAPKGIKTNWVMHEYRLEGISSFQNLPQTAKNEWVVCRVFQKRADGTKVDMSDLMFLDSNFNRTEPTRIPSLIDCSQRDSFRGSSTHVTCFSDQETEDKRLFYHESKDGSGSLFYSDPLFLQDNYSLMKTFLNDQETLFPGPDSTGLAAGTGELDCFWNP; encoded by the exons ATGGATTATGATGCATCAAGAATAGTTGAAATGGTAGAAGATGAAGAACACATTGATCTACCACCTGGATTCAGATTTCACCCTACTGATGAAGAACTCATATCTCACTACCTTAAACCAAAGGTCTTCAACACTTTATTCTCTGCCACTGCCATTGGTGAAGTTGATCTCAACAAGATTGAGCCTTGGGACTTACCAA GGAAGGCTAAGATGGGGGAGAAAGAATGGTATTTCTTTTGTGTACGAGACCGGAAATATCCAACCGGTTTAAGGACAAACCGGGCAACTGAAGCCGGTTATTGGAAAGCCACAGGCAAAGACAAAGAGATTTTCAAGGGAAACTCACTTGTGGGTATGAAGAAAACTCTGGTTTTCTACAAAGGAAGAGCTCCTAAAGGGATTAAAACCAATTGGGTAATGCATGAATATCGATTAGAAGGCATATCTTCATTCCAAAATCTTCCCCAAACAGCTAAG AACGAATGGGTTGTTTGTCGTGTTTTCCAGAAACGTGCTGATGGTACAAAGGTTGATATGTCCGATTTAATGTTTCTTGATTCAAATTTTAACCGAACTGAACCGACAAGAATACCttcattgattgattgttctCAAAGAGATTCCTTCCGTGGTTCGTCGACTCACGTGACCTGCTTCTCCGACCAAGAAACCGAAGACAAAAGACTCTTTTATCATGAGTCCAAAGACGGTTCTGGTTCTCTGTTTTACTCCGATCCTTTGTTTCTTCAAGACAATTATTCGCTAATGAAGACGTTTCTTAACGATCAAGAAACCTTATTTCCCGGTCCTGACTCCACCGGTTTAGCCGCCGGTACGGGAGAATTGGATTGCTTTTGGAATCCTTGA